From the Manihot esculenta cultivar AM560-2 chromosome 14, M.esculenta_v8, whole genome shotgun sequence genome, the window aataaaaataaaataaaattatgtatttggtcattttttaattatatttttgtaattGAACAGCGATGCGAATTGAACACATAGCTTGGGTGGGACCATTACCGGATGATCTGTTCTCATGATCATTTGTGGTCCTCTTGATCTAGATCTAAATTAGTCATGGACAACATTCGTTTGCTCGCTGCCCATGTGTCGTAATCTCATTGGTGGTCCTAAAGCGGGTCCCATGGATCCCACTCCTCCACAAGCCTATCATAATTCCTCCACCTACTTCACCTCTAATGGGTGTATGCCATTAAAAATTGGCAAGAGAATAGTGAGGTGGCCCCACTAAAAGCCCTAGTCAAAAGGAAAGTGGCGGGTCCCATTTCCTACATGGCATTGAACCTCAAAAAGAGTGTTTTGAGTACTTccaaaaatctaaaattattattatttaaaaaaaatccttaAATGTATTGGATAAATTATTTGACGTCCGCCATGTCAGATTAGGGGCAGATTGTCTTTTTGGCGGGTAAATCCCTAATTGATACCGAAAAAATAATAGAGGCCTAAATTTCTTTCCCGCTATCTTTTTCACTCCCTGACactaaaacccttgaaagaacaaaaaaattttcatctcttttttttttttttaaatcagtcCAATGCTTTGTGGTGAACCCCACATGCCTCTGTTACACAAAGAAGGGTAAAGCGACAAGCTATTTCCTGCAAGGGTTTTGTTGTTTCTTTATTAAACAAAGGTAAAGGGAAAGGTTATTGGACTGCTCACTGTTTAAGCAGCTAATATGGACGAGTATTAGGGGTTTTGTGGCTAAAATATATCTGTTCCCTTGTATTTATTACAATGTGGTTCTTCATTTGTTGACCCATTTCTTTGTTATTGTTCTTTTACTTCTGTACTCTGTCTCTGTGAACTGCTGCTCGAGGGTAAGCTAAAACCCATGTGTAAGTTGTTCTAAAGCTCCTCTATCTGAAGTTGGAGTCCTCATATAGTGGATGATTCTGCTGCGGCTGCATTGTTAATGAAAGTTGAGATCTTGGCAAGAAAAATACTGCATTTTCTCTCTTGTTAGATCTCTTAATGGGGCCCAGCTTGGGTTAGATTTAATGCTTTGGTGAAGTTTGCGTGGCTGAAACAATATTCTTATTAGAAGCAGTATCTTTCTCATTTGAAGCAGAGTCAGTCTCGTGAAGCTGTGGTTTCTCGAAATTTGGTCTAGTATCAGGTAAGAAGTGATGGGTTGGTGAACTCATTTTGGGATTTTTCAGTTGAATGTGGGAAATTTTCGTGTTTTGTTTTCTGAAGGAGTAAATGTCTTTCTATAGAAGACGCTTTTGCTGGGTCTCTCTTACTTTTCACTGTTAAATGGTAGAAACTTAGTTGAAATCTCTGATTCATATAGCTTAAACTTGAAAGCTTCACTTCTTTAGAAGATACATCTTCTCTCTGGTTGTGGAAGGCCTGTTTCTTACAATATTGAAGCAGCTCTTTTTGATTCTATATCCAGCTGTGAAGGTCTGAAATTCATTTGGGTTTGTTAAATGCAATATCCCTCTTCTCTTTCTTGACGTTACTATATTTACCTTTGAGGAGCCTTTGAATATGAAGCTCTTTAGACTTCTAGTGTTATGCCTATTTGTCCTTTCTGCCATGGGTCAGCTTCCTTCACAGGACATACTGGCATTGCTTGAATTCAAGAAGGGTATCAAGCATGACCCTACTGGTTATGTCCTTAGCTCATGGAATGATGAGTCCATTGATTTTGATGGCTGTCCTTCCTCTTGGAATGGTGTTGTTTGTAATGGTGGAAATGTTGCAGCTATTGTCGTCGATAACTTGGGTCTTTCCGCTGAAGCAGACTTGAGTGTGTTTGCAAACCTTACAAAGCTTGTCAAACTCTCCATGTCAAACAACTCTATGACCGGAAAGATTCCTGACAATATAGGCGACTTCAAAAGCCTTGAGTTCCTAGATGTGTCTAACAATCTCTTTTCATCTTCCTTACCAGCAGGATTTGGTAAATTAGGGAGCTTAAAAAACCTCTCATTGGCTGGGAACAACTTCTCTGGCTCAATTCCTGATACAATTTCAGGGCTTGTATCAATCCAGTCTTTGGACTTGAGCCGCAACTCCTTTTCAGGGTCATTGCCCCAGTCATTGACAAGGTTGAATAATCTGATGTATTTAAATGTATCTTCTAATGGGTTCACTAGAAGAATTCCAAGGGGGTTTGAGATGATTTCAGGTCTACAGGTTCTTGACTTGCATGGGAATACATTCGATGGTCATCTAGATGGCGAGTTTTTTCTTCTAACTAATGCAAGTCATGTTGATTTTAGTTCGAATATGCTAGTGAGCTCTAATCCTGATAAGTTAATGCCTGGTCTTTCTGAAAGCATTAAGTACTTAAATCTCAGCCACAACCAGCTTACTGGATCATTGATAAGTGAAGGTGAGCTGCGCTTGTTTGCGAGCTTGAAGGTATTGGATTTGAGCTACAATCAACTCTCTGGAGACTTGCCTGGATTTGATTTTGCTTATGACCTTCAGGTCCTTAGGCTCAGCAATAACAGGTTCTCGGGGTTTATTCCTAATGACCTTTTGAAAGGGGATTCAGTACTACTAACTGAACTGGATTTGAGTGCCAACAATCTCTCAGGTAAATCTTAAAttgcttttctttttgttaGCTTCTTGCTGGTTAGTTACTTTTGCGAGTATATTTAACTTTTGCTCTGGCTTACTCCTATTTGGAGCAAATTGCTATGTTTCTCACTAGGTATTTTCATTTTGCAGGACCAGTAAGTATGATAATGTCAACAAATTTACGTGTCCTTGATCTATCATCAAATGGGCTTGTAGGTGAACTTCCTTTATTGACAGGAAGCTGTGCTGTGCTTGATCTATCAAGCAATCAATTTGAAGGAAACCTAACCAGAATAGCAAAGTGGGGGAACATCGAATATCTTGATCTCAGCCATAATCGTTTGACAGGACCTATTCCTGAATTACTTCCTCAATTTTTGCGTTTAAATTATCTCAACCTCTCCCACAATTCTCTCACTAGTGCTGTCCCAAAAGTTGTTGCTCAGTATCCAAAGCTTAAAATTCTAGATCTCAGTTCCAACCAGTTAGATGGAGTTCTTTTGACTGATCTATTAACGTTGCCTACTTTGCAAGAACTCCACCTTGAAAATAATGTACTCAGTGGTCCTATTGAATTCTCTCCTCCTAATAGTGAATCCAATCTTCAAGTAATTGACCTTTCCCGCAATAAACTTGGTGGTTACTTTCCTGATGGATTTGATTCACTGACTGGTCTTCAAGTGCTCAATATTGCAGGGAATAATTTCTCAGGATCTCTGCCAACTTCCATGGCTGACATGACCTCATTAAGCATGTTAGATTTATCCCAAAATCATTTCTCAGGTCCTCTACCAAACAACTTGTCTAATAGCCTCGGAAGCTTTAATGTTTCTTACAATGATCTTTCTGGGTCTGTCCCAGAAAACCTTAGAAGGTTCCCTAGTTCTTCTTTCTATCCTGGAAATGCCAGATTGCGAGTTCCTAGTGGACCTCCTGGATCAAGTAATTTTCCAGCTGAAAATTCTAGGAGGAAACCAATCAACACTATTGTCAAGGTGGTAGTAATAGTCTCATGTGTAATTGCAGTGATCATTCTCATTATGCTTGCTATCTTCATAAATTACATCCGTATATCAAGGAGACCTCCACCAGACCATGTCTCAAGCAAAGGTATCCTCAGGCGTACTCCAACAAACCCATCTGGTATTAGTGGAACAGAAAGTGGTGGTGCCTTGGTCGTTTCAGCGGAGGATCTTGTAGCATCACGGAAAGGTTCATCATCGGGGATTATCAGTCCAGATGAGAAAATAGCATCTGTAACTGGGTTCTCACCATCAAAGCACAGCCATTTGTCTTGGTCACCAGAATCTGGGGACTCGGTCGCAGCTGAAACACTTGCAAGATTGGATGTAAGGTCACCAGATCGATTAGTTGGTGAGCTTTATTTTCTTGATGATACAATCACATTAACACCCGAGGAGCTGTCAAGGGCCCCAGCGGAGGTGTTGGGCAGGAGCAGTCATGGGACGTCATACAGGGCAACACTGGATAATGGGATGTTCTTGACTGTGAAATGGCTGAGAGAAGGGGTGGCAAAGCAGAAAAAAGAGTTTGCGAAGGAAGCTAAAAAGTTTGCAAACATCAGGCATCCAAATGTGGTGGGTCTGAGAGGATACTACTGGGGACCCACACAACATGAGAAGCTCATTTTGTCAGATTATATCTCGCCTGGAAGTCTTTCAAGCTTTCTCTATGGTAAGATTTAGAGATCATAGTTTTTCATTCTATAAATTGTAGGGACCTTGGGACTCTTGCTAACAAATGACCTAGAAATGGGTTATGACTTGCATTTTCCAGCGAAATAAGTAGAAAGGAAAAAAGTTGTTGGCTGGTCTAAGTAAAAGAATTGTTCCAAAGATGATGAGCTGAAAGCTTTGTGTCTTTCAAGCCTTCAGTATCTTGAAAATTGTCCTTAAATACAGGAAACTTAGCATGTGTGTTTCTTGAAATAAGCTTCTGAGGAATTAATTTCATCTACGAATAGAAATAGAAAGGAGCACATGATCTGTGATTTGATTGTTCTCAACTCTCATGCTCTTCTAGTTTACTTTTGCATTCCCATTCTGAATCagaattttgtttttattgGATTGTATTTATGTGTTACCATTCTTTTGGTAGGAAAACAATTACTGCTTCATCTTAGCATACTGTTGATTAAATCACTTACGGTTAAACATGGCCTGCCAATCATTTTAGCATATATGATAGAATCTTCAAAATACAGGTGGTATTACTCTCATGTGTTCATTGATTTGAGTCTCATTTCTGATGAACTTAACTTTTCAGATCGACCTGGAAGAAAAGGTCCACCATTAACCTGGGCACAGAGGCTCAAAATAGCGGTTGACATTGCACGTGGCCTGAACTATCTCCATTTTGATCGTGCTGTTCCTCATGGGAACATTAAAGCAACAAACATACTGCTAGATGGGCCTGATCTCAATGCTCGTGTTGCTGATTACTGCCTCCATAGACTAATGACTCAAGCTGGTACCATTGAGCAGATACTTGATGCTGGGGTGTTGGGGTATCGTGCGCCAGAGTTGGCTGCATCCAAGAAACCAATTCCCTCGTTCAAGTCAGATGTTTATGCATTTGGAGTGATACTATTGGAGCTTTTAACCGGCAGGTGTGCTGGTGATGTGATTTCTGGGGAAGAAGGAGGTGTTGATTTGACTGATTGGGTGCGGTTAAGAGTGACAGAGGGTCGTGGCTCAGATTGCTTTGATCCTGCAGTGATGCCAGAAATGTCTAATGCAGCAGTTGAAAAGGGAATGAAGGAGGTCCTTGGACTAGCACTACGGTGCATAAGATCTGTATCTGAGAGGCCAGGTATCAAGACCATATATGAAGATCTTTCATCCATTTAGTTTGTTGTGAAATCTGATTGGGTTGAACTTGATGTTTTTTGGGGTTTAATATCTCATTGGCCTCCCTTTTTTTTTGAATCTTTGATTTCGGCCATTTTAGCATTCTTAGCTAATTCTATCAATCATTGCTGTAAAAAGAAAGAGCATACTTTGAATTGATGCAAGAATTTCAGATGTTTGCTATTTCCATGATTTGTGCTCTCTCTTTCacaagtaggggtgagcattcggtcggttcggttttgaaccgaaccgaaccgaataaaccgaaaatcaaaattttagtgtttataaaaaccgaactgaatcgattttggtcagaaatcgaaccgaaccgaaccggtctgattcggtctgattcggttcgattcggtttgatcggtttgatcggttttgatttttaataatttttttattttttacactttatttttaatattttaaaatttaattaaaatattttaattttaatatgatttaatttctttatattattgaaaaaatatattattatcactaatcggttcggtttgattttttcaatttttttctgatcaaaaccgaacgaactgaaataaccgaaatttctaaaattaaaaactgaaccgaactgaaatgtataaaaaactgaactaaaattttaaatcagttcggttcagtcaattttttcggtttaaaccgaattcTGCTCACACCTCTATTCACAAGAGCTTTCAGTGATGAATGCAATCAAATCTTTGATTATCAAATATCATGCATTTTGCTTGATGGGTGGCAGTGTTACAGATGTCGtactgaatttttataaaattcttaattcaattttaatataaatggttaaaattaaattactcctTTTTTAAGAGAGAATATTAAATCatatcataatatatatattatcagatatttataaaatatagtattttatttttttattaaaattttagtttattttgtaaaattttcttctattttttattgGGAGTGTTTTGTTTATATAAGCATTATTCCCATGCattgaataatatataatttttatgattgaTGAAATTTATTAGAAGGATTGAACTCTTGATCCCTAATTAAAAGGTGCTGtgttattaatttctttttataataaaaataatatcataaatttagacccatttaaaTTGCAGTTATtagtaatataaaatattttttttatatatttcaaattttaaaaataaatttatcacataattaattatttattggcGAAAGTATTTGTAATTATATGCAACTTAAAAAGTTTTAAGTActtaagaaattataaaaagatGGTTTTCTTTCCTATCAAAGAAATAGTTTTCttccattttataaaaatataaaaaataatattttataaaaatttaatttaattaatttttttgtcgACCATTATGTTTGAAAAGAaacgttaattttttttttttgacttgaaagatttaatttttaaaaaataaaaattatatgaagGTTTATTAAAATTCTTTGTCGAAGGAAGCCAATGTCGTTTCACCATCGTTCAGTCATTTTCACCCTTATCCCTTTCTTGCCCAAgaccaaaaaaaaattttccttcACTTTCCCGCAAAATAAACAAGTCATTATTATTAGCTGTGCATAAGAAAGTGAGGGAAAACAAATATTCTACAGTTCCAAAACTTTTtcacatatattataattatacgaTATAGTAAAATTTAACACAGCTTTTCCTGAGCTCAAGCTTGTGTGGGACTGGGAGAGTCATCTATGGCGACGCTTCACAGAGTGAGATCACTACTTTCTGTCTTCAATACCAAATCCATACTCTCTGTATATGCTCCTGTTTGTAGATTCTCTACATCACCACTATCTTCTGAGTTAGAGGTAACCCTTCTGTAATTTGCTCTCTATCTACCTTTTTGCTTGAAATTactgtttttcttttcttttggatGATTTAGACTAGAATCACACATGAGCAGATTCTCTATGGAATTCAAATTAAGTCTAATTTATTGGGATCTAAGTACTGTGTTCATTACTAAAATAATTCTCATGTCTTTAAGGAAcaaatcaattataaaattatctcaCCCACAAGCTTATTCAAATTGAATATCTGCCTCCATTGTTGATCGTAGTAGTGGCAAGAGAAGGAACTTGAATACCCATTAGCTGTCTGTAAACTTTCATGTTAAATATTCAAGTTAATACAACTTACGAGTTTAAGAAATAAAGCCAAACTTTTGATTACGGGTTTTGGAATTTTTTTTCCTCCGATTCTTCACTTGCGTATTATGATGTGATATTTAAAAGCTATCATATCAACGTGCAAGAATGAAATTGCAGAACTAAAGTCTCATGCTGTCAATTGTCCGCTTTTATCTTATCATTTGTGATAAAATCGCCTCTGGCCATTTGGgactatatatatttaaattccaATTCTATGAAGTTTGAGATCATTGCTTTTCaacaaatgttttttttttttgtggattTCCTTGGGTGTGTCCAAAATATGTCCAAGCTGAATGGGGCTAATATGTCCTTTTGAAGGCCTTAACTTTAATGAGCCATTAGCGACTTGCAGATATTCTATGGTTGAACGATCAAAGATGATAAtgatcttctttttctttattgttatttattctGTAAAAGGCACATAACTATGCTCCTTTAATCTCATTTACTAGGTTTTGAGAAGAATGATTGACTACTATGTCTATCTCTGTTGAAATGAAATGAATTGTTATATAATGCCTTCTTTATATGCCATGGTGCATTTTATTCTTTTCATGCATATTCCTCTAATTGTTGCTTGATATATTATTGATGTATTACAGAGTGTTGGATTCATTGGGCTGGGAAATATGGGATCCAGAAtggcaaacaacctaattaagGCTGGATACAAAGTGGTTGTTCATGACATGTATGAAATGAGGCTTTTTCTTGCAGTTTTGTCATCATAGCTTCTATAAATTTGTTTAAATTGGACTAGTTATCTGAATACTGGGTATAGTTCGCAATCTTCTCACACATATTAATAATCAGGTGTATGAACTCTTTTATCAGTGCTAGAATTTTAGTTAGCATCCTAATATGTGGAGATAGAGGTGTATTCATCTGCATACAATATCAGATGAgcaaatttgattttatttcagAAATTGTGATGCCATCAAGATGTTTACTGACAAGGGAGTTCCAGCAAAACGAACACCATTTGAAGTTGCGGAAGCTAGTGATGTTGTAATTACAATGTTACCTTCATCAGCTCATGTGAGTAGTATGACTTAATTTggcttttcttttttggttaaTGTTAAGGTTCTATGCTGTTTCTCACATGGTTGCGTCCTGTGGTCTTCACTAATATCTTTTCTTCACCATGTTGCCAACACTTCTGAATATGAATAGAGCTTTGCATTATAACCCATAATCTAAATAAATAAGGATACACTCAAGGAGATATAAttggcttcttcttcttcctccactTACAcaccaaaaaggaaaaaaaaaaaaaaaaaggaaacctGAATACAATAAAAATTAGAGCATACAgcaagatcatgtgttaatgtGTTGCTAAGAGTTTATTGGGCTCTTCATGCACTTGACACTCTGCATTTTGATCTATTTGTGTCATGATTTCAGGCTCCTTTCCATAGAATTTTGATGAATGTATTTATAGACAtgctatattaaattaaattttttgacttgcctgaattgaaaagaaaaggaagtaaACATAAGCATTTGGAATTTAGAATGTCTTTTCATCATAGCATCTTTCATGAAGAGTTGCAACCTTCTGAAGAATTATAGTTTTCTGGGATGATCATTTAAGAACTGCAACTTAAGAACCAGTGACAGCAATACGTGGACACAAATActtgaaataaatgaaaactCCTAGTTTAACAGATTAGCTTTCTCTTTATATATAAGTTCATATACtaacatatatttaaatttatctgaGTCTTATTTCTTGTAGTCTAAATGCTCATATTTCTAAAGTTCTGCTGGTTTGAGCTTTGAATATACCATAGGTATTTTGGAAGTTTTTTGCtttaaaatttctatttttcttgATTCTGCCTTGTTGTCAATATCAATGTTCCAATCTAAATTTATCTAGGTATTGGATGTCTACATGGGACCAAATGGGTTGCTTCATGGAGGAAGTCTTTTGAGACCACAGTTGTTTATAGATTCATCTACCATTGATCCTGAAACATCAAGAAAGGTTTCTGCAGCTGTATCCAGCTTCCTTTTACAAGAAAAGAAGGGTATAAGTTCATAACAAGTACTAATCAAACTGTTTTCTTAATAGAATTCAACCAATAATTCATGTGTACTTTTCCATTATATGCATATGGTTCTGAACCATTAGTTTTGGCTGCTCTTTCATTTCTCAAATATATGTGCTTCTAAGTGAAAGTTTAAGTTTAAGTTGTAATTTGATTATGCATCAGCTACTTTTGTAGGTTctatactctctctctctctctctctctctacgtGCGCGTGCAAACACACACAGAAGTTATATACCTGTTTGTAGGAATCCTTCTTAAAACTCCCAGTGTTTTTGGTTCTTAATGAACGCTAAACTTGAAGGAGTTTTGCTAGATGGAACATAAGATGGATCTAATTTCAATAATACTTCAAGTGGAAtcagtttataattttttaaaaaattgaacatAATGGTGTTCTGTTGACCA encodes:
- the LOC110600457 gene encoding LRR receptor-like serine/threonine-protein kinase GHR1, yielding MKLFRLLVLCLFVLSAMGQLPSQDILALLEFKKGIKHDPTGYVLSSWNDESIDFDGCPSSWNGVVCNGGNVAAIVVDNLGLSAEADLSVFANLTKLVKLSMSNNSMTGKIPDNIGDFKSLEFLDVSNNLFSSSLPAGFGKLGSLKNLSLAGNNFSGSIPDTISGLVSIQSLDLSRNSFSGSLPQSLTRLNNLMYLNVSSNGFTRRIPRGFEMISGLQVLDLHGNTFDGHLDGEFFLLTNASHVDFSSNMLVSSNPDKLMPGLSESIKYLNLSHNQLTGSLISEGELRLFASLKVLDLSYNQLSGDLPGFDFAYDLQVLRLSNNRFSGFIPNDLLKGDSVLLTELDLSANNLSGPVSMIMSTNLRVLDLSSNGLVGELPLLTGSCAVLDLSSNQFEGNLTRIAKWGNIEYLDLSHNRLTGPIPELLPQFLRLNYLNLSHNSLTSAVPKVVAQYPKLKILDLSSNQLDGVLLTDLLTLPTLQELHLENNVLSGPIEFSPPNSESNLQVIDLSRNKLGGYFPDGFDSLTGLQVLNIAGNNFSGSLPTSMADMTSLSMLDLSQNHFSGPLPNNLSNSLGSFNVSYNDLSGSVPENLRRFPSSSFYPGNARLRVPSGPPGSSNFPAENSRRKPINTIVKVVVIVSCVIAVIILIMLAIFINYIRISRRPPPDHVSSKGILRRTPTNPSGISGTESGGALVVSAEDLVASRKGSSSGIISPDEKIASVTGFSPSKHSHLSWSPESGDSVAAETLARLDVRSPDRLVGELYFLDDTITLTPEELSRAPAEVLGRSSHGTSYRATLDNGMFLTVKWLREGVAKQKKEFAKEAKKFANIRHPNVVGLRGYYWGPTQHEKLILSDYISPGSLSSFLYDRPGRKGPPLTWAQRLKIAVDIARGLNYLHFDRAVPHGNIKATNILLDGPDLNARVADYCLHRLMTQAGTIEQILDAGVLGYRAPELAASKKPIPSFKSDVYAFGVILLELLTGRCAGDVISGEEGGVDLTDWVRLRVTEGRGSDCFDPAVMPEMSNAAVEKGMKEVLGLALRCIRSVSERPGIKTIYEDLSSI